One window of Eubacterium sp. 1001713B170207_170306_E7 genomic DNA carries:
- a CDS encoding PcfB family protein: protein MEEQINEKVVAFSIRGGKLTAELLQKALRKFLSNAKKQLGTPVEYKGKQTLKQLMKQNTGVSSMEITDANIKAFEPVAKKYGLDFSLQKVKGENPPRYLVFFKGRDVDVMTEAFREFSAKQLKQAKKPSIRKALAAFKDKAKQLNASREKVKNKDRGREL, encoded by the coding sequence ATGGAAGAACAGATAAACGAAAAAGTAGTTGCTTTTTCAATCCGTGGCGGGAAGCTGACGGCGGAGCTGTTGCAGAAGGCTCTTAGGAAATTCCTGTCAAACGCAAAAAAACAGTTGGGAACGCCCGTGGAATACAAGGGGAAACAGACCTTAAAACAGCTTATGAAGCAGAACACGGGTGTTTCCAGCATGGAGATTACAGACGCTAACATTAAAGCCTTTGAGCCTGTTGCCAAGAAATACGGGCTGGATTTCAGCCTGCAAAAAGTCAAGGGCGAGAACCCGCCCCGCTATCTGGTATTTTTCAAGGGGCGGGACGTGGACGTTATGACCGAAGCGTTCCGGGAATTTTCCGCCAAGCAGTTAAAGCAGGCAAAAAAGCCGTCAATCCGAAAGGCTCTTGCCGCCTTTAAGGACAAAGCGAAGCAGTTAAACGCCAGCCGGGAGAAAGTCAAGAATAAAGACAGGGGGCGGGAATTATGA
- a CDS encoding DUF6017 domain-containing protein produces MAVFRVEKTKGYTVMSNHHLRNPSLTLKAKGLLSQMLSLPEEWDYTLKGLSSINREGIDAIREAVRELERAGYVTRARARNENGQLAGTDYVIHELPILENPTQAKPTLENPTLENPTQENPTQLNKELSTKELSNTDLLNTDSIPILSTPFQREAATPPERKGNGYTSMDAVRAYEEVIKDNIEYDYLVQDQRYDKGRIDEIVSLMLETVCTRRKVIRIAGDDYPAELVKGKFMKLNNSHIQFVLDCMRQNTTKIRNIKKYLLAVLFNAPNTIDSYYTSLVAHDMASGAFAPKKPQYGDPDYYSCNEGESL; encoded by the coding sequence GTGGCAGTATTCCGGGTGGAGAAAACCAAAGGCTACACGGTTATGTCAAACCACCACCTAAGAAACCCCAGCCTGACCTTAAAGGCAAAGGGGCTTCTTTCTCAAATGCTGTCCCTGCCGGAAGAATGGGACTACACCCTAAAGGGATTGTCCAGTATCAACCGGGAGGGCATAGACGCTATCCGGGAAGCTGTCCGGGAACTGGAACGGGCTGGCTATGTAACCCGTGCCAGAGCGAGAAATGAAAACGGACAGCTTGCAGGGACAGACTATGTGATACATGAACTGCCTATATTGGAAAATCCAACACAGGCAAAACCTACATTGGAAAATCCAACATTGGAAAACCCTACACAGGAAAATCCAACGCAATTAAATAAAGAACTATCAACTAAAGAATTATCAAATACCGATTTATTAAATACCGATTCCATTCCTATCCTTTCCACCCCTTTCCAGAGGGAAGCGGCTACACCGCCAGAACGGAAAGGAAACGGATATACCAGCATGGACGCTGTAAGGGCTTATGAAGAAGTCATAAAGGACAATATCGAGTATGACTATCTGGTACAGGATCAACGCTATGACAAAGGCAGGATTGACGAGATTGTGTCCCTCATGCTGGAAACCGTCTGCACCCGCAGAAAAGTGATACGCATAGCCGGGGACGATTACCCGGCGGAGCTGGTAAAGGGCAAGTTTATGAAGCTGAATAACAGCCATATCCAGTTTGTTCTTGACTGTATGCGCCAGAACACCACTAAGATACGCAACATTAAGAAATACCTGCTTGCGGTGCTGTTTAACGCACCCAATACCATAGACAGCTATTACACTTCCCTTGTGGCTCACGATATGGCAAGCGGGGCGTTTGCCCCTAAAAAGCCCCAATACGGCGACCCGGACTATTATTCCTGCAACGAGGGCGAAAGCCTGTAA
- a CDS encoding C40 family peptidase: protein MQEFKAKDKITQKMTRDGVVETNLATGEQTRKSQRETDDFSGDAAGTLTGKALDRAALEAGRHKAKKRRRKAKKAAKQADNTIKRETSPLQFSEEEQADPELLRYIRKSEKAADKLGAAQSKIPKQKRLKTARKFDEATGRAKVRLYFEETDKPPSGKLRHNPADRPIREVTAAVHGKIHEVEKENSGVEGTHKAEKLAEQAGGYAKRKLKEGYRSHKLKPYRNAAKAEAAAQKANATYLYRKALQEHPEIGSNPLSRFHQKQKIKRQYTKDLRRQAKAAGKAADTAKSTRKMAQQAGNATRKTTDFIIRHWKAILTVGAFLLLLVMIFTGLSSCSAMLQGGVSSILGTSYTAEDRDIQDVENDYKAKETELKNKIDRIERDYPGYDEYRYHLDEIGHDPFALASYLTAKLYDYTREEAQAEMQALFELQYTLTLREEIEIRYRTETSTDADGNTTSEEVPYEYYILHVTLTNKNLTALAGELLTPEQKEMFDTYMETKGNKPDVFGENIYTPSGNGEYTDYEIPPEALSDEHFAAMIGEAEKYLGYPYVWGGSSPSTSFDCSGFVCWVINKSGVGSIGRTTAQGIFNYTTPIAPSEAKPGDIIFFTGTYDSGSAVSHVGIYAGNGMMIHCGNPISYASVNSSYWQQHFYAYGRLP from the coding sequence ATGCAGGAATTTAAGGCAAAGGACAAAATCACGCAGAAAATGACCCGTGACGGCGTGGTGGAAACCAACCTTGCCACCGGGGAGCAGACCCGGAAAAGCCAGAGGGAAACGGACGATTTTTCCGGGGACGCCGCCGGGACACTGACCGGGAAAGCCCTTGACCGTGCCGCCCTTGAAGCGGGGCGGCATAAGGCAAAGAAACGCCGGAGGAAAGCAAAGAAAGCCGCAAAGCAGGCAGATAACACCATAAAGCGGGAAACCTCCCCGTTGCAGTTTTCCGAGGAAGAACAGGCAGACCCGGAGCTTTTAAGATATATCCGCAAGTCTGAAAAGGCGGCGGATAAGCTGGGAGCGGCACAATCCAAAATCCCCAAACAGAAACGCCTTAAAACCGCCCGGAAATTTGATGAAGCCACCGGGCGGGCAAAGGTACGGCTGTACTTTGAGGAAACCGACAAGCCCCCAAGCGGGAAGCTCCGGCACAATCCCGCTGACCGTCCTATCCGGGAGGTAACAGCCGCCGTACATGGGAAAATCCATGAGGTTGAAAAGGAAAACTCCGGCGTGGAGGGGACACACAAGGCGGAGAAGCTGGCAGAACAGGCGGGCGGCTATGCCAAGCGGAAACTGAAAGAGGGCTACCGGAGCCACAAGCTAAAGCCCTACCGGAACGCCGCAAAAGCCGAAGCCGCCGCACAGAAAGCCAATGCGACCTATCTCTACCGGAAAGCCTTGCAGGAACACCCGGAAATCGGGAGCAATCCCCTGTCCCGTTTCCACCAGAAGCAGAAAATCAAACGCCAGTATACAAAAGATTTACGCAGGCAGGCAAAGGCGGCAGGAAAAGCCGCTGATACCGCAAAATCCACCCGGAAAATGGCACAGCAGGCAGGGAACGCCACAAGGAAAACTACGGATTTTATTATCCGGCACTGGAAAGCCATTCTGACCGTGGGTGCGTTCCTGCTCCTGCTTGTGATGATCTTTACCGGGCTTTCTTCCTGCTCTGCTATGTTGCAGGGCGGCGTGTCCTCAATCTTAGGCACTTCCTATACTGCCGAGGACAGGGACATACAGGACGTGGAAAACGATTATAAGGCGAAAGAAACAGAACTGAAAAATAAGATTGACCGTATCGAGCGGGACTATCCCGGCTATGACGAGTACCGCTACCACCTTGACGAAATCGGGCATGACCCCTTTGCGTTAGCGTCCTATCTGACCGCCAAGCTCTATGATTACACCAGAGAGGAAGCACAGGCGGAAATGCAGGCACTTTTTGAATTGCAGTACACCCTTACCCTGCGGGAAGAAATCGAAATCCGATACCGGACGGAAACCAGCACGGACGCTGACGGGAACACCACAAGCGAAGAAGTCCCTTACGAGTATTACATTCTCCATGTGACCTTGACAAACAAGAACCTGACCGCCCTTGCCGGGGAGCTTCTTACCCCGGAGCAAAAGGAAATGTTTGACACCTACATGGAAACCAAAGGCAACAAGCCGGACGTATTCGGGGAAAACATCTACACCCCAAGCGGCAACGGGGAATACACGGACTATGAGATACCGCCGGAAGCCCTCTCTGATGAACACTTTGCCGCCATGATAGGCGAAGCCGAAAAATACTTAGGCTACCCTTACGTCTGGGGTGGAAGCTCTCCGTCCACGTCTTTTGACTGTTCCGGCTTTGTCTGCTGGGTAATCAACAAGTCCGGCGTGGGAAGTATCGGCAGGACAACCGCACAGGGGATTTTCAACTACACCACACCCATAGCCCCAAGCGAAGCCAAGCCGGGGGACATTATCTTTTTTACCGGGACATATGACAGCGGTTCGGCGGTAAGCCATGTAGGGATATACGCCGGAAACGGAATGATGATTCACTGCGGAAACCCCATTTCCTACGCTTCCGTCAATTCGTCCTACTGGCAACAGCATTTTTACGCCTACGGGCGTTTACCATGA
- a CDS encoding DUF6674 family protein, which produces MNETLQVPIGEQPHLKEFFKLLNENGQKQEAADLSALLSQLATMEKQYEKVLSELTEVRGQLSNLHDGGYKTAAIKDVENTQSHVSQAKEKLAGLKADISKNIKKALSAVKQQGISALNKAVDFLGIKTVLSDMKADLQASISSTQKSIDRINAIGSELHALNEHTKNLGRALTGKGTKELTERNEDKGVLAAVAKPLKKHKATLEGMEKSVSKAIARVERLERAAVRGKEKPSIREELKAAKKPETAKKPEAPKKLQEASL; this is translated from the coding sequence ATGAATGAAACCTTACAAGTCCCTATCGGGGAACAGCCCCATTTAAAAGAGTTTTTTAAGCTCTTAAATGAAAACGGGCAGAAGCAGGAAGCCGCCGACCTGTCCGCCCTGCTTTCCCAGCTTGCCACAATGGAAAAGCAGTATGAAAAAGTTCTGTCCGAGCTTACCGAAGTGCGGGGACAGCTTTCCAATCTCCATGACGGAGGTTATAAGACCGCCGCCATAAAAGACGTGGAAAATACCCAGTCCCATGTATCACAGGCAAAGGAAAAACTGGCTGGCTTAAAAGCCGATATTTCAAAGAATATCAAGAAAGCCCTGTCCGCCGTGAAACAGCAGGGCATTTCCGCCCTCAACAAAGCCGTGGATTTTCTGGGTATCAAAACCGTGCTGTCCGATATGAAAGCAGACTTGCAGGCTTCCATTTCCAGCACCCAGAAAAGCATTGACCGTATCAACGCCATAGGGAGCGAACTTCACGCATTGAATGAGCATACCAAGAACTTAGGACGTGCGCTGACCGGAAAAGGAACCAAAGAGCTGACAGAGCGCAACGAGGATAAGGGTGTCCTTGCGGCTGTTGCAAAGCCCCTAAAGAAACATAAAGCCACTTTGGAGGGAATGGAAAAATCCGTGTCAAAGGCTATCGCACGGGTGGAACGCTTAGAACGGGCGGCTGTACGGGGAAAAGAAAAGCCCTCTATCCGGGAGGAATTAAAAGCCGCCAAGAAGCCGGAAACTGCTAAGAAGCCGGAAGCCCCGAAAAAGTTACAGGAAGCCAGTCTATAA
- a CDS encoding VirB6/TrbL-like conjugal transfer protein, CD1112 family, with product MESIFEAINEWLKELLIGAINGNLSNMFGDVNEKVGTIAAQAGQTPQGWNGGVFNMIQSLSQSVILPIAGLIITYVLCYELISMVTEKNSLHDIDTWLFFKYFFKAWVAVYLVAHVFDITMAVFDVGQHLVNAAAGVISTDTAIDIESTLESMTANLETLEVPELLLLLMETALVSMCMKIMSVLITVILYGRMIEIYLTCSVAPVPFATMTNREWGSIGSNYLKGLFALGIQGFFIMVCVGIYAVLVNEMVIADNLHSAIFSVAAYTVILCFSLFKTGSLAKSILHAH from the coding sequence ATGGAGAGCATATTTGAAGCCATAAACGAATGGCTAAAGGAGCTGTTGATCGGGGCGATTAACGGGAACTTATCAAATATGTTCGGGGACGTAAACGAAAAGGTAGGCACAATAGCGGCACAGGCGGGACAGACCCCGCAGGGGTGGAATGGCGGCGTGTTCAACATGATACAGAGCTTGTCACAATCCGTCATTCTCCCCATAGCGGGGCTTATCATTACCTATGTGCTTTGCTATGAGCTTATCAGCATGGTTACGGAGAAGAACAGCCTGCATGACATTGATACATGGCTGTTCTTCAAATACTTTTTCAAGGCGTGGGTGGCGGTCTATCTTGTTGCCCACGTCTTTGACATTACTATGGCGGTCTTTGACGTGGGACAGCATTTAGTCAATGCGGCGGCGGGCGTGATAAGCACCGACACGGCGATTGACATTGAAAGCACCCTAGAAAGCATGACTGCCAATCTGGAAACCTTAGAAGTCCCCGAACTTCTGTTACTGCTCATGGAAACCGCCCTTGTGAGTATGTGCATGAAAATCATGTCCGTGCTGATAACGGTTATCCTCTACGGCAGAATGATAGAAATATATCTGACCTGTTCCGTTGCCCCTGTCCCATTCGCCACCATGACAAACCGGGAATGGGGAAGCATTGGAAGCAACTACCTAAAAGGCTTGTTCGCTCTGGGAATACAGGGCTTTTTCATCATGGTATGTGTCGGCATTTACGCCGTGCTTGTGAATGAAATGGTTATCGCTGACAACCTGCACAGTGCTATTTTCAGCGTTGCCGCCTACACCGTGATACTCTGCTTTTCCCTGTTCAAGACCGGAAGCCTTGCAAAATCAATCCTGCACGCCCACTAA
- a CDS encoding DUF5348 domain-containing protein — protein sequence MKQGALIYDPETERYDIRFGLNDFYGGLHCGECFDVFAGGKWKPTRIEMNCEQEWYLVGIKTDKLDGLRVRRHDR from the coding sequence ATGAAACAGGGAGCATTGATTTATGACCCGGAAACGGAACGCTATGACATACGCTTTGGACTGAACGATTTTTACGGTGGTCTGCACTGCGGGGAATGTTTTGACGTATTCGCAGGCGGCAAATGGAAGCCGACCCGCATTGAAATGAATTGTGAACAGGAATGGTATCTTGTCGGTATCAAAACGGATAAGCTGGACGGCTTACGGGTACGGCGGCATGACAGGTAA
- a CDS encoding VirB4-like conjugal transfer ATPase, CD1110 family: MSKKAIKDRPPKQAVKLSRAEKKQIAALIQKAKGDGKKHSAQQTIPYETMYPDGICRVRDKLYSKSLEFFDVNYQLAQPDDKTATFEALCDFYNSLDSSIGLQLTFVNRIAGKEDFSKSIAIPPQGDGFDDVRAEYAAMLQNQLSKGNNGLIKKKYLTFTLEADNIKTAKSRLSRLETDILNHLKILGSQSRPLDGKDRLEVLHGIFHPEGDSRFSFNWKWLAPSGLSTKDFIAPPSFAFKNGRTFGMGKLTGAVSFLQILAPEINDRLLADLLNVDGHLLVNLHIRSIDQSEAIKTIKRKITDLDRMKIEEQKKAVRSGYDMDIIPSDLATYGGEAKDLLRDLQSRNERMFLLTFLVVNLADNKQALDNQIFQAASVAQKANCSLVRLDYQQEAGLMSSLPLGLNEIPIQRGLTTSSTAIFVPFTTQELFQSGEALYYGLNALSNNMILADRKKLKNPNGLILGTPGSGKSFSAKREITNVFLVADKKDSILICDPEAEYAPLVNRLGGQVVKISPTSKDFVNPMDLNLNYSEDESPLTLKADFILSLCELIVGGKSGLEPVEKTVIDRAVREVYREYLADPVPANMPILEDLHNALKRQPETEAARVAAALELYVHGSLNVFNHRTNIDIHNRLVCFDIKELGKQLKKLGMLIIQDQVWGRVTENRELHANTWFYCDEFHLLLKEEQTAAYSVEIWKRFRKWGGIPTGITQNVKDLLASREIENIFENSDFIYMLNQAGGDRQILAKQLGISNQQLSYVTHSEAGQGLIFYGNVILPFVDRFPADTELYSIMTTRPEELANEA, encoded by the coding sequence TTGTCAAAAAAAGCTATCAAAGACAGACCGCCAAAGCAGGCGGTAAAGCTGTCACGGGCGGAAAAAAAGCAGATAGCCGCCCTCATACAAAAGGCTAAGGGGGACGGGAAAAAGCACTCCGCACAGCAGACCATTCCCTATGAAACCATGTACCCGGACGGTATCTGCCGGGTAAGGGATAAGCTCTATTCCAAAAGCCTTGAATTTTTTGACGTAAATTACCAGCTTGCACAGCCGGACGATAAGACCGCCACCTTTGAAGCCTTATGCGACTTCTACAACTCCCTTGACAGCTCCATAGGCTTACAGCTTACCTTTGTGAACCGTATCGCCGGAAAAGAGGATTTTTCAAAGAGTATCGCTATCCCACCGCAGGGGGACGGCTTTGACGATGTGCGGGCGGAATACGCCGCCATGTTACAGAACCAGCTTAGTAAGGGGAATAACGGGCTTATCAAGAAAAAGTACCTTACGTTCACGCTGGAAGCGGACAACATAAAAACGGCAAAGTCCCGCCTGTCCCGGCTGGAAACGGACATACTGAACCACTTGAAAATCTTAGGCTCACAGAGCCGCCCCTTAGACGGCAAAGACCGTTTAGAGGTGCTTCACGGGATTTTCCACCCGGAGGGGGACAGCCGCTTTTCATTCAACTGGAAATGGCTTGCGCCGTCCGGTTTATCCACAAAGGATTTTATCGCACCGCCCTCATTTGCTTTCAAGAACGGGCGGACATTTGGCATGGGGAAGCTGACCGGGGCGGTATCGTTCTTACAGATACTTGCGCCGGAAATCAATGACCGCTTGCTTGCCGACTTGCTCAACGTGGACGGACACCTGCTTGTCAATCTCCATATCCGCAGTATCGACCAGAGCGAAGCAATCAAGACTATCAAGCGGAAAATCACGGACTTAGACCGCATGAAGATTGAAGAACAGAAGAAAGCTGTCCGTTCCGGCTATGACATGGATATTATCCCCTCTGACCTTGCCACCTACGGCGGGGAAGCCAAAGACCTGTTGCGTGACTTGCAGAGCCGCAACGAGCGTATGTTCCTGCTCACGTTCCTTGTGGTAAACCTTGCGGACAATAAGCAGGCACTTGACAACCAGATATTCCAAGCCGCAAGCGTGGCGCAGAAAGCAAACTGCTCCCTTGTCCGTCTGGACTACCAGCAGGAAGCGGGGCTTATGTCCTCCCTGCCGCTGGGGCTGAATGAAATACCCATACAGCGGGGGCTTACCACCAGCAGTACGGCAATCTTTGTCCCCTTTACCACGCAGGAGCTTTTCCAGAGCGGGGAAGCCCTCTACTATGGCTTGAACGCCCTTAGTAACAACATGATTTTAGCTGACCGCAAAAAGTTAAAAAACCCCAACGGGCTGATTTTAGGAACGCCGGGAAGCGGCAAGAGCTTTTCCGCAAAGAGGGAAATCACAAACGTATTCCTTGTGGCGGATAAGAAAGACAGCATTTTGATATGCGACCCGGAAGCGGAGTACGCACCCCTTGTCAACCGTCTGGGCGGGCAGGTGGTAAAAATCTCCCCCACCAGCAAAGACTTTGTAAACCCTATGGATTTGAACCTCAATTACTCCGAGGACGAAAGCCCGCTGACGTTAAAGGCGGATTTTATCCTGTCCCTATGTGAGCTGATTGTGGGCGGAAAAAGCGGCTTAGAGCCTGTCGAAAAGACCGTCATTGACCGTGCCGTGCGGGAAGTCTACCGGGAATACCTTGCCGACCCTGTCCCGGCAAATATGCCGATACTGGAAGATTTACACAATGCCCTCAAAAGACAGCCGGAGACAGAAGCCGCAAGGGTAGCCGCCGCACTGGAACTGTATGTACACGGCAGTTTAAACGTGTTCAACCACCGTACCAACATAGACATTCATAACCGCCTTGTCTGCTTTGACATCAAGGAGCTGGGGAAACAGCTTAAAAAGCTGGGAATGTTAATCATTCAAGACCAAGTCTGGGGGCGTGTGACCGAGAACCGGGAGCTTCACGCTAACACATGGTTCTATTGCGATGAATTTCATTTACTACTGAAAGAGGAACAGACTGCCGCCTATTCCGTGGAAATCTGGAAGCGTTTTAGAAAATGGGGCGGAATCCCCACAGGCATAACCCAGAACGTAAAGGATCTCCTTGCCAGCCGGGAAATCGAAAATATCTTTGAAAACAGCGACTTTATCTATATGTTAAATCAAGCGGGCGGGGACAGACAGATACTTGCCAAGCAGTTAGGCATTTCCAACCAGCAGTTATCCTATGTGACCCATTCCGAAGCCGGACAGGGGCTTATTTTTTACGGGAACGTGATACTGCCCTTTGTAGACCGCTTCCCTGCTGACACAGAGCTTTACAGCATTATGACAACCCGCCCGGAGGAACTTGCCAATGAAGCATGA
- a CDS encoding VirD4-like conjugal transfer protein, CD1115 family, with protein MKPNIKKQLILNAPYLLFVWLFMKAAEAFRLSPGVDFSGKLLHITQGFSLAFESPLPSLNGQDFLIGVAGAVLIRFAVYCKGKNAKKYRKGMEYGSARWGNAKDIEPYIDPDFYNNVILTQTERLTMNSRPKAPKYARNKNVLVIGGSGSGKTRFFVKPNLMQMHSSYVVTDPKGTVLIECGKLLAKGGYRIKVLNTINFKKSMHYNPFAYLRSEKDILKLVQTIIANTKGEGEKSSEDFWVKAEKLYYTALIGYIFYEAPEEEKNFTTLLDMINASEAREDDEDFKNPVDLMFDRLEEKDPEHFALKQYKKYKLAAGKTAKSILISCGARLAPFDIRELRELMETDDLELDTLGDRKTALFVIISDTDDTFNFLVAMMYTQLFNLLCDKADDVYGGRLPVHVRCLLDEVANIGQIPKLEKLIATIRSREISACLILQAQSQLKAIYKDNADTIVGNCDTTLFLGGKEKTTLKEMSELLGKETIDLYNTSETRGRELSHGMNYQKLGKELMSQDEIAVMDGGKCILQVRGVRPFFSDKFDITKHPRYKYLSDYDRKNTFDVEKYLKRRPAAVKPDEPFDLYEIEV; from the coding sequence ATGAAACCAAACATCAAAAAACAGCTTATCCTAAATGCCCCGTATCTACTCTTTGTGTGGCTTTTTATGAAAGCCGCCGAAGCGTTCCGGCTCTCCCCCGGCGTGGATTTCTCCGGGAAGCTCCTGCATATTACACAGGGCTTTTCCCTTGCTTTTGAAAGCCCCCTGCCGAGCCTTAACGGGCAGGATTTTCTTATCGGCGTTGCCGGGGCTGTCCTTATCCGGTTTGCCGTGTACTGCAAAGGCAAGAACGCCAAGAAGTACCGGAAAGGCATGGAATATGGCTCTGCCCGCTGGGGAAATGCAAAGGACATTGAACCATACATTGACCCGGATTTTTACAACAACGTCATTCTGACCCAGACGGAACGGCTTACCATGAACAGCCGCCCTAAAGCACCCAAGTACGCAAGGAATAAAAACGTGCTGGTAATCGGTGGTTCTGGAAGTGGAAAAACCCGCTTTTTCGTAAAGCCAAACTTAATGCAAATGCACAGCTCCTATGTAGTGACTGACCCGAAAGGCACAGTATTGATTGAGTGCGGAAAACTGCTGGCAAAGGGTGGCTACCGAATTAAGGTGCTGAACACAATCAATTTCAAGAAGTCCATGCACTACAATCCCTTTGCCTACCTGCGGAGCGAAAAGGACATTTTAAAGCTGGTACAGACAATCATAGCCAACACCAAAGGCGAGGGCGAAAAATCTTCCGAGGACTTCTGGGTAAAGGCGGAAAAACTCTATTACACCGCCCTTATCGGCTATATCTTCTACGAAGCCCCGGAAGAAGAAAAGAATTTTACCACCCTGCTTGACATGATTAACGCCAGCGAAGCCAGAGAAGATGACGAGGATTTTAAGAACCCGGTTGACCTTATGTTTGACCGTCTGGAAGAAAAAGACCCGGAACACTTTGCCCTAAAGCAGTATAAGAAATACAAGCTGGCGGCAGGAAAAACCGCAAAATCAATCCTTATTTCCTGCGGGGCGAGGTTAGCCCCCTTTGATATTCGGGAACTGCGGGAACTCATGGAAACGGACGATTTGGAGCTTGACACGCTGGGGGACAGAAAAACCGCCCTCTTTGTCATAATCTCCGACACGGACGATACCTTTAATTTTCTTGTTGCCATGATGTACACCCAGCTTTTCAATCTTTTATGTGACAAGGCAGATGATGTTTACGGCGGCAGGCTTCCCGTACACGTCCGCTGTCTTTTGGACGAGGTGGCAAATATCGGGCAGATACCGAAGCTGGAAAAGCTGATTGCCACTATTAGAAGCCGGGAAATCTCCGCCTGCCTTATCTTGCAGGCACAGAGCCAGCTAAAAGCCATTTATAAAGACAACGCCGACACCATTGTAGGCAACTGCGACACCACCCTGTTTCTGGGCGGAAAAGAGAAAACCACCTTAAAGGAAATGTCGGAGCTGTTAGGGAAAGAAACCATTGATTTATACAATACGTCCGAAACCAGAGGGCGGGAGCTTTCCCACGGCATGAACTACCAAAAGCTAGGAAAGGAGCTGATGAGCCAAGACGAAATAGCCGTCATGGACGGCGGGAAATGTATCTTGCAGGTGCGGGGCGTACGCCCGTTTTTCAGTGACAAGTTTGACATTACCAAGCACCCCAGATACAAGTACCTGTCGGACTATGACAGGAAGAACACGTTTGACGTGGAAAAATACTTGAAACGCCGTCCGGCGGCTGTCAAGCCGGACGAACCCTTTGACCTTTACGAAATCGAAGTCTGA
- a CDS encoding PrgI family protein — translation MAYVPVPKDLTRVKTKVMFNLTKRQLVCFGAAALVGVPLFFLLKDSVPQTIATFLMVLAMLPFFLFAMYEKHGQPLEVIAGNMIRTLFLSPKERPYRTENYYAVLEKQYTLKKEVNAIVKKSYQRQTAKAGGKAVTGGKKADSRPHTKG, via the coding sequence ATGGCATATGTGCCAGTACCCAAAGACCTTACACGGGTAAAAACCAAAGTCATGTTCAATCTGACGAAACGCCAGCTTGTGTGTTTCGGGGCGGCGGCTCTTGTGGGAGTGCCGCTTTTCTTTTTGCTTAAAGACAGCGTACCCCAGACCATAGCAACATTCCTCATGGTGCTTGCCATGCTCCCGTTTTTCTTATTTGCCATGTATGAGAAGCACGGACAGCCCCTAGAGGTAATCGCCGGGAACATGATACGCACCCTGTTCCTTTCCCCAAAGGAACGCCCTTACCGGACGGAAAACTATTACGCCGTTCTGGAAAAACAATACACACTCAAAAAGGAGGTAAACGCCATTGTCAAAAAAAGCTATCAAAGACAGACCGCCAAAGCAGGCGGTAAAGCTGTCACGGGCGGAAAAAAAGCAGATAGCCGCCCTCATACAAAAGGCTAA
- a CDS encoding Maff2 family mobile element protein, producing MAFFNSAVDILQTLVIALGAGLGIWGVINLLEGYGNDNPGAKSQGMKQLMAGGGVALIGTTLVPLLAGLF from the coding sequence ATGGCATTTTTTAATTCCGCAGTTGACATTTTACAGACCCTTGTAATCGCTCTGGGAGCTGGCTTAGGTATCTGGGGCGTTATCAATCTGTTAGAGGGCTACGGCAACGACAACCCCGGCGCAAAATCGCAGGGCATGAAACAGTTAATGGCGGGCGGCGGCGTTGCGCTCATTGGCACAACCTTAGTTCCCCTGCTTGCAGGACTGTTTTAA